The following proteins are encoded in a genomic region of Arachis stenosperma cultivar V10309 chromosome 4, arast.V10309.gnm1.PFL2, whole genome shotgun sequence:
- the LOC130976269 gene encoding uncharacterized protein LOC130976269 produces MLDHPHQAMMRYNYNNPPSFPHQPEATANNGCYADYGGNGYGYGYGRGHDHSGSFGISGFNNNGYGNQNFSGATVNSGYYSADRNRYYTTNNHDSPIFNNSGSFHGSGNGSYYGGGFDARNYYGRSGYGPRF; encoded by the coding sequence ATGTTGGATCATCCTCATCAGGCTATGATGAGATATAATTACAATAACCCCCCATCATTTCCTCATCAGCCAGAAGCAACAGCTAACAACGGTTGTTATGCTGATTATGGTGGTAATGGTTATGGCTACGGCTACGGTCGTGGTCATGACCATAGTGGTTCTTTTGGGATAAGTGGATTCAACAACAATGGCTACGGCAACCAAAATTTCTCTGGTGCGACGGTTAACAGTGGATATTATTCCGCTGATCGAAACAGGTACTACACTACAAACAACCACGATTCCCCTATTTTTAACAATAGTGGCAGTTTCCATGGCAGTGGCAATGGAAGCTATTATGGAGGTGGTTTTGACGCAAGGAACTACTACGGTAGGAGTGGCTATGGTCCAAGGTTTTGA